TGAATTGCGTTTTCAAACAACTCGTCTTTGTCCACCAGATTCCACACCCGTTGCGCCTTGTCGTCCAGATACACATGCTCCCCTAACACTTCCCGCTCCTGCTCGGCGAGAGCAATCGATCGTTGGCGCAGCGCGTCCGCTTGAGCGGTTGTGATAGCATTTTCCAATAGTACAAAGCCGTGTTCATCAAGCTGGGCTTTTTCTGCATCTGTAAGCATCAATATCTCCTTATATCACGTTTCACGCATCCCGTCCTTTTGCTTCAAGGTTGATGATCTGTATTTACCGGCGGTTCATCGTTACCCATAAAACGTTCAATCGTATTAATAGTTGCGGGAGAAGTTCGGAAATCGGCAATCCACGGCTCGCGGAAATAAACCTGCTTTTCACGCGGCAAGCCTGCCATTACCTCGGGTGGAATCTTCAGCCGATGCCAATGCGTAGCAAGATGTGCATACGCGTGGAGAATGGCGACCCGTGGTGTATCGCGTTTCCAGATCGGTCCCGCATGACAGAGGTTCTCCGTAAAAAAGATGGCGCTGCCAGCCGGACATTCGTAGCGCACCAGAAACTCGCTCTCTTTCCCGTCCTCCCACGACATATGATCCGGGTGCATCGGGAAGTTTGCCTTGTGGCTGCCGGCGATGAAACAGGTCGCACCGTCCTCCTTCTTCACATCAGTCAGTTCAAAAACAACCCGTACCATCCCAGCGTGAATCCGACCGTTCTGGACACGATAGCCAAAGATAGGATCCGCTTGTCCCGGCCCACCGCCGTGCAGTTCACCGTGCGACTCCCCCTTTAACCGCCAAGTCAACCCACAAGCCTCCAGTCGGACATCGGGACCGATGATCTCGTGCAATACCTCGACAACCTTTGGGTGATCAATCAGCACACTTGCGGCACCGCCCGGAATGGCTCGATGCTCCGGCGGTAGGGACTCAGGATTGTGCTGAATTCGATCGGCTTGATCGACGATTGCAGCAACTTCATCGGGTGTCAAAATCGCCGGACGGACTAAAAAACCGGTTAAGTCAAACCGGAAACGTTCCTCTTCGGTCAACCCCATATCGCTTCCTCCATATCCACGTTTTCAGGCTCAAGGCCGGTGATCGGTATTCACCGATGGCTCATCGTTGTTTATAAAACGTTCCATTGTATTATGAGTCGCCGGGCGAGTTCGGAAATCGGCAATCCACGGCTCACGGAAATATGCCTGCTTTTCACGCGGCAAACCCGCCATCACTTCGGGTGGAATCGTCAACCGATGCCAATGGGTGGCAAGATGGGCGTAAGCATGGAGAATGGCAATACGCGGCGTATCACGTTTCCAGACAGGTCCCGCATGACAGAGGTTCTCCGTAAAAAAGATGGCACTACCCGCAGAGCATTCGTAACGCATTAAAAACTCGCTCTCTTTCCCATCCTCCCACGACATATGATCCGGATGCATCGGGAAGTTTCGCTTGTGGCTGCCCACGATGAAACAGGTCGCGCCGTCCTCTTTCTTCACATCGGTCAGTTCAAAAACCACTCGTACCATCCCAGCGTGAATCCGATCATTCTGGACACGATAACCGAAAATCGGATCCGCCTGTCCCCGTGCACCGCCGTGCAGTTCGCCGTGCGACTCCCCCTTCATTCGCCAAGTCAACCCACAAGCCTCAAGCCGGATATCGGGACCGATGATTTCGTGTAGCACCTCAATCACCTTTGGGTGATCAATCAATAGACTTGCGGCACCACCCGGAATGGCTTGATGCTCCGGCGGTAAGGATTCAGGATTGTGCCGGATCCGGTCGGCTTGGTCAACGATTGCAGCAACTTCATCAGGCGTCAGAATCGCCGGGCGGACTAAAAAACCGGCTAAGTCAAACCGGAAACGCTCCTCTTCGGTCATGCCCATAGCACTACCCTCCAGATATTGGGTTCAGGGGCGGTGATCGGTATTCACCGACAGTTCATCGTTGTCGATAAAACGTTCCATTGTATTGTGGGTTGCTGGACGGGTACGGAAATCAGCAACCCACGGCTCACGGAAATATGCCTGCTTTTCTCGTGGCAGTCCAGCTATCACTTCAGGGGGAATCGTAAGTCGGTGCCAATGGGTGGCAAGATGGGCGTAGGCATTGAGCACCGTCACGCGCGGCTCTTCCCGCTGCCAGATGGGACCTGCGTGACAGAGGTTTTCCGTGAAAAAGACCGCACTACCGGCTGGGCAGTCATAGCTCATCAAGAACGGACTTCGCTTCCCCGGCTCCAACGACATATGATCCGGGTGCATCGGAAAATTCGCCTTGTGGCTGCCGACAATGAAATGTGTCCCACCATCCTCCTTGCCAACATCGGTCAGTTCAAAGACAACCCGTACCATTCCCGCATGAATCCGTCCGTTCCGAACGCGGTAGCCGAAGATAGGGTCCGCCTGTTGGGGTCCTCCGCCGTGAAGGTCTCCGTGCGCCTCCCCTTTTCGACGCCAGACACAGTAGCTGTTCTCAAGCCGAATATCGGGTCCAATAATTTTGTGCAGCACGTCAATGACCTTTGGGTGATCAATTAGCACACTCGACGGACCACTCGGCACAGCGCGATGTTCTAGAGGTAACGATTCTGGATCGTGGTGGATATGGTATATCTGATCCCTAATCCCAGCAATCTCATCTGGTGTAAGAATAGCTGGACGTATCAGAAAACCGGTCAAATCGAAACGGAAACGTTCCTCTTCAGTCAACCCCATAATTCTCTCCTCTGTTTGACCTACTCCCAACCCTCAAGGATTGGGATTCTCGCATTGCTTTGAGAATATCCGTCTCCCGTATAGACACANNNNNNNNNNNNNNNNNNNNNNNNNNNNNNNNNNNNNNNNNNNNNNNNNNNNNNNNNNNNNNNNNNNNNNNNNNNNNNNNNNNNNNNNNNNNNNNNNNNNNNNNNNNNNNNNNNNNNNNNNNNNNNNNNNNNNNNNNNNNNNNNNNNNNNNNNNNNNNNNNNNNNNNNNNNNNNNNNNNNNNNNNNNNNNNNNNNNNNNNNNNNNNNNNNNNNNNNNNNNNNNNNNNNNNNNNNNNNNNNNNNNNNNNNNNNNNNNNNNNNNNNNNNNNNNNNNNNNNNNNNNNNNNNNNNNNNNNNNNNNNNNNNNNNNNNNNNNNNNNNNNNNNNNNACGCAAAACCGTGCTAAAGCAATCTGTATCCAAAGCACAAATGCTTGGGCTTTAGACCTAAAGGATTTTTTGGTAAATTAGTTTATACGTTAATCAGCATCTCAAT
The nucleotide sequence above comes from Candidatus Poribacteria bacterium. Encoded proteins:
- a CDS encoding phytanoyl-CoA dioxygenase family protein gives rise to the protein MGLTEEERFRFDLTGFLVRPAILTPDEVAAIVDQADRIQHNPESLPPEHRAIPGGAASVLIDHPKVVEVLHEIIGPDVRLEACGLTWRLKGESHGELHGGGPGQADPIFGYRVQNGRIHAGMVRVVFELTDVKKEDGATCFIAGSHKANFPMHPDHMSWEDGKESEFLVRYECPAGSAIFFTENLCHAGPIWKRDTPRVAILHAYAHLATHWHRLKIPPEVMAGLPREKQVYFREPWIADFRTSPATINTIERFMGNDEPPVNTDHQP
- a CDS encoding phytanoyl-CoA dioxygenase family protein, which codes for MGMTEEERFRFDLAGFLVRPAILTPDEVAAIVDQADRIRHNPESLPPEHQAIPGGAASLLIDHPKVIEVLHEIIGPDIRLEACGLTWRMKGESHGELHGGARGQADPIFGYRVQNDRIHAGMVRVVFELTDVKKEDGATCFIVGSHKRNFPMHPDHMSWEDGKESEFLMRYECSAGSAIFFTENLCHAGPVWKRDTPRIAILHAYAHLATHWHRLTIPPEVMAGLPREKQAYFREPWIADFRTRPATHNTMERFINNDEPSVNTDHRP
- a CDS encoding phytanoyl-CoA dioxygenase family protein encodes the protein MGLTEEERFRFDLTGFLIRPAILTPDEIAGIRDQIYHIHHDPESLPLEHRAVPSGPSSVLIDHPKVIDVLHKIIGPDIRLENSYCVWRRKGEAHGDLHGGGPQQADPIFGYRVRNGRIHAGMVRVVFELTDVGKEDGGTHFIVGSHKANFPMHPDHMSLEPGKRSPFLMSYDCPAGSAVFFTENLCHAGPIWQREEPRVTVLNAYAHLATHWHRLTIPPEVIAGLPREKQAYFREPWVADFRTRPATHNTMERFIDNDELSVNTDHRP